The following proteins come from a genomic window of Iamia sp. SCSIO 61187:
- a CDS encoding sulfite exporter TauE/SafE family protein, with amino-acid sequence MTASTVLAVLAVGAATGFLGGLFGKGGSALATPVLAALGIPAIVAVASPLPATIPGTLLAARQYARAGHVDRRVLAWSAAVGLPATLAGAAMTRWIAAESLVVATDLLVAGLGMSILVGAGRGAARRAGSGPSAAELAGPPSALGSETTTAAAPGAVDGLAGAAGGVALLAPVADDPPAGGVGAIVGVAVVVGVVAGLLANSGGFLLAPLLLVVLRLPVRPALGTSLAVSAALALPGTVAHAALGHVDWGLVGVFGAASVPLAAVGARTALRIDPHRLEVVFGAVLVLAATVLLAWA; translated from the coding sequence GTGACCGCATCGACCGTCCTCGCCGTGCTGGCCGTCGGCGCCGCCACCGGGTTCCTCGGCGGGCTGTTCGGCAAGGGTGGCTCGGCCCTCGCCACCCCGGTCCTGGCCGCCCTGGGCATCCCCGCCATCGTGGCCGTGGCCAGCCCGCTGCCGGCGACCATCCCGGGCACGCTCCTCGCCGCCCGCCAGTACGCGCGCGCCGGGCACGTCGACCGGCGGGTCCTGGCCTGGTCGGCCGCCGTCGGCCTCCCCGCCACCCTCGCCGGGGCGGCGATGACCCGATGGATCGCCGCCGAGTCCCTCGTCGTCGCCACCGACCTCCTGGTGGCGGGTCTGGGCATGAGCATCCTGGTCGGCGCCGGGCGCGGCGCGGCCCGCCGGGCCGGGTCCGGTCCGTCGGCGGCCGAGCTCGCCGGCCCGCCGTCCGCCCTCGGCTCGGAGACGACGACGGCGGCCGCGCCCGGGGCGGTCGATGGCCTGGCCGGGGCGGCGGGCGGCGTCGCCCTCCTCGCCCCCGTCGCCGACGATCCGCCCGCGGGCGGGGTGGGGGCGATCGTCGGCGTCGCCGTCGTGGTCGGCGTGGTGGCCGGCCTGCTCGCCAACAGCGGGGGCTTCCTGCTGGCCCCGCTCCTGCTCGTGGTCCTGCGCCTGCCGGTCCGCCCGGCGCTGGGCACGTCGCTGGCCGTCTCCGCGGCCCTGGCCCTCCCCGGCACCGTGGCCCACGCCGCCCTCGGCCACGTCGACTGGGGGCTGGTCGGGGTCTTCGGCGCCGCCTCGGTGCCCCTGGCGGCGGTGGGGGCCCGCACCGCGCTGCGGATCGACCCCCACCGCCTCGAGGTCGTCTTCGGCGCCGTCCTGGTGCTGGCGGCCACGGTCCTGCTGGCCTGGGCCTGA
- a CDS encoding pyridoxamine 5'-phosphate oxidase family protein encodes MPSTLPPPPDPPAPPPSPEATVRRAPGRARYDAPAVHAVLDAGFVAHVGIADGDDPTVIPMVYARDGDRLLLHGSVASRLMRHGAVGFPVCVAVTHVDGLVLARSAFHHSVNYRSVVVRGVATKVTDPEAVAAGFARLVDHVAPGRSEVVRAPDRAEARQTMLLEVPLDDASVKVRTGPPIDDERDLELPVWAGVVPLPVVPAEPVPAEDLHPGAGAPPAHVTHP; translated from the coding sequence GTGCCCTCGACCCTGCCGCCGCCGCCCGACCCTCCGGCCCCGCCGCCCTCCCCGGAGGCCACGGTGCGCCGCGCCCCCGGCCGGGCCCGGTACGACGCCCCGGCCGTCCACGCCGTGCTCGACGCCGGCTTCGTGGCCCACGTGGGCATCGCCGACGGCGACGACCCCACCGTCATCCCCATGGTCTACGCCCGCGACGGCGACCGGCTCCTGCTCCACGGATCGGTGGCGTCCCGCCTGATGCGCCACGGCGCCGTCGGGTTCCCGGTGTGCGTGGCCGTCACCCACGTCGACGGCCTCGTCCTGGCCCGCTCGGCGTTCCACCACTCGGTGAACTACCGGAGCGTGGTCGTCCGCGGCGTCGCCACCAAGGTGACCGATCCGGAGGCCGTCGCCGCCGGCTTCGCCCGGCTGGTCGACCACGTCGCCCCCGGCCGCTCGGAGGTCGTGCGGGCCCCGGACCGGGCCGAGGCGCGCCAGACGATGCTGCTCGAGGTCCCCCTCGACGACGCCTCGGTGAAGGTGCGCACCGGCCCACCGATCGACGACGAGCGCGACCTCGAGCTCCCCGTCTGGGCCGGCGTCGTGCCCCTCCCGGTGGTCCCGGCCGAGCCCGTCCCGGCCGAGGACCTCCACCCGGGGGCCGGCGCCCCGCCGGCGCACGTCACCCACCCGTAG
- the miaA gene encoding tRNA (adenosine(37)-N6)-dimethylallyltransferase MiaA, whose product MSAARPSIPGPAVAIVGTTASGKSALALQVARALPDVELVSIDSMQVYRGMDIGTASPTPAERAEVPHHLVDVADPWEDWSLARFQAAARDALADVAARGRRAVLVGGTGLYLRAVIDGLEIPGQHPEARAAVEAEPDTRALHRRLAELDPLAASRMEPDNRRRVVRALEVTLGSGRPFSSYGPGLETHPETVPQVGIRLPPAVVAARIEARYHAQLEAGFLDEVDALLALPHPLSRTAAQALGYRELIAHRRGEMTLEGALDEAVRRTRRFARRQRSWFRRDPRITWFDAAEDPDEVAEDLVAHVLVALGAGPPER is encoded by the coding sequence GTGAGCGCCGCCCGCCCGTCGATCCCGGGGCCGGCGGTGGCGATCGTCGGCACGACGGCATCGGGCAAGTCGGCGCTGGCGCTGCAGGTGGCCCGGGCCCTGCCCGACGTCGAGCTGGTGAGCATCGACTCGATGCAGGTCTACCGGGGCATGGACATCGGCACCGCCTCGCCCACGCCGGCCGAGCGGGCCGAGGTGCCGCACCACCTCGTCGACGTCGCCGACCCGTGGGAGGACTGGTCGCTGGCCCGGTTCCAGGCCGCCGCCCGCGACGCCCTGGCCGACGTCGCGGCGCGGGGTCGGCGGGCGGTGCTGGTCGGCGGCACCGGGCTCTACCTGCGGGCCGTCATCGACGGGCTGGAGATCCCCGGCCAGCACCCCGAGGCGCGGGCCGCGGTCGAGGCCGAGCCCGACACCCGGGCCCTGCACCGCCGGCTGGCGGAGCTGGACCCGCTGGCCGCCTCCCGGATGGAGCCCGACAACCGGCGCCGGGTCGTGCGGGCCCTGGAGGTCACGCTGGGCAGCGGCCGCCCTTTCTCGTCCTACGGGCCCGGCCTGGAGACCCACCCCGAGACGGTCCCCCAGGTGGGGATCCGCCTCCCGCCGGCGGTGGTGGCGGCGCGGATCGAGGCCCGCTACCACGCCCAGCTGGAGGCCGGGTTCCTCGACGAGGTCGACGCCCTCCTCGCCCTGCCGCACCCCCTGAGCCGCACCGCGGCCCAGGCCCTCGGCTACCGGGAGCTGATCGCCCACCGGCGCGGGGAGATGACCCTGGAGGGGGCCCTCGACGAGGCCGTCCGGCGCACACGGCGGTTCGCCCGCCGCCAGCGGTCCTGGTTCCGGCGCGACCCCCGCATCACCTGGTTCGACGCCGCCGAGGACCCCGACGAGGTGGCCGAGGACCTGGTGGCCCACGTCCTCGTCGCCCTCGGCGCCGGTCCGCCGGAGCGGTGA
- the hflX gene encoding GTPase HflX has translation MSGDDVRPDEVDGSEPESHRGAFGDYGGTTGAFIERTFREKILLVGVTLPPHLDDDTEASLDELELLVDTAGADVVGRVVQRRTRPEPATYIGKGKVDELKQLAEAVDCDTVVFDDELSPAQQNNLEKALGRTAIDRTAVILDIFAQNASSQEGKAQVELAMHRYRLPRLRGKGGSLSQQAGGAGGGLGARRGPGETQLEVDRRRVLRRVHKLEADLRDISQHRETQRKARSRSRVTHVALVGYTNAGKSTLLNQLTDAEVHVEDRLFATLDATTRRLELPGGEGVLATDTVGFVRKLPHQLVEAFRSTLEVAAEADLLVHVVDSAAADPEGQMAAVREVLDKIGAGEVPELICFNKRDTTPEWKRLVDRHPGSVAVSGRTGEGVEDLLLAISDRLRSLTSSCELLVPFARGDVLAEIHREGEVLSEEATDDGMLLRARLDDAGRSKLSAYLVGGPASTPR, from the coding sequence GTGAGCGGTGACGACGTCCGCCCCGACGAGGTCGACGGCAGCGAGCCCGAGAGCCACCGCGGCGCCTTCGGCGACTACGGCGGCACCACCGGTGCCTTCATCGAACGCACCTTCCGGGAGAAGATCCTCCTCGTCGGCGTCACCCTTCCGCCGCACCTCGACGACGACACCGAGGCCAGCCTCGACGAGCTCGAGCTGCTGGTCGACACCGCCGGCGCCGACGTCGTCGGCCGGGTCGTGCAGCGCCGGACCCGCCCCGAGCCCGCCACCTACATCGGCAAGGGCAAGGTCGACGAGCTCAAGCAGCTGGCCGAGGCGGTCGACTGCGACACCGTCGTGTTCGACGACGAGCTGAGCCCGGCCCAGCAGAACAACCTCGAGAAGGCCCTGGGGCGCACGGCCATCGACCGCACCGCGGTGATCCTCGACATCTTCGCCCAGAACGCCTCCAGCCAGGAGGGCAAGGCCCAGGTCGAGCTGGCCATGCACCGCTACCGGCTGCCCCGCCTGCGGGGCAAGGGCGGGTCCCTCTCCCAGCAGGCCGGTGGCGCCGGCGGTGGCCTCGGGGCCCGCCGCGGCCCGGGCGAGACCCAGCTGGAGGTCGACCGTCGCCGTGTCCTGCGCCGGGTCCACAAGCTCGAGGCCGACCTGCGCGACATCTCCCAGCACCGCGAGACCCAGCGCAAGGCCCGCAGCCGCAGCCGGGTGACCCACGTGGCCCTGGTCGGCTACACCAACGCCGGCAAGTCGACCCTGCTCAACCAGCTCACCGACGCCGAGGTCCACGTCGAGGACCGGCTCTTCGCGACCCTCGACGCCACCACCCGGCGGCTCGAGCTGCCCGGCGGCGAGGGCGTGCTCGCCACCGACACCGTCGGCTTCGTCCGCAAGCTGCCCCACCAGCTCGTCGAGGCGTTCCGCTCGACGCTCGAGGTGGCGGCCGAGGCCGACCTGCTCGTGCACGTCGTCGACTCGGCCGCCGCCGACCCCGAGGGCCAGATGGCGGCCGTGCGCGAGGTGCTGGACAAGATCGGTGCCGGCGAGGTCCCGGAGCTGATCTGCTTCAACAAGCGCGACACCACGCCGGAGTGGAAGCGCCTGGTCGACCGCCACCCCGGGTCGGTCGCCGTGTCGGGTCGCACCGGGGAGGGCGTCGAGGACCTCCTCCTCGCCATCTCCGACCGGCTGCGGTCGCTCACCTCGTCGTGCGAGCTGCTGGTGCCCTTCGCCCGCGGCGACGTCCTGGCCGAGATCCACCGCGAGGGCGAGGTCCTCTCGGAGGAGGCCACCGACGACGGGATGCTGCTGCGGGCCCGGCTCGACGACGCCGGCCGCTCGAAGCTGAGCGCCTACCTCGTGGGCGGTCCCGCCAGCACCCCCCGGTAA
- the truB gene encoding tRNA pseudouridine(55) synthase TruB: MVDKPAGWTSHDVVAKSRGLLGTRKVGHSGTLDPDATGVLVLGVGKATRLLRYLTALGKTYEAEIVLGVETTTLDAAGEVTATHDMAGVAIEDARRVVAEQLTGPILQVPPMVSALKVDGRRLHELAREGIEVERDARPVTIHRFEVEATDEAGVLRAVVDCSSGTYVRSLAADLGRALGGGAHLRALRRTAVGGFTLADAVALEALGPDHLLPVARAVGHLPTLRVGGDLAIAVGHGKVLDRADLGAEGEGPWAVVDDDGTLRAVYQAHKGETAKPEMVIPTA, translated from the coding sequence GTGGTCGACAAGCCGGCGGGCTGGACGAGCCACGACGTGGTCGCCAAGAGCCGGGGCCTGCTCGGCACCCGCAAGGTCGGCCACTCGGGCACCCTGGACCCCGACGCCACGGGTGTCCTGGTGCTCGGGGTGGGCAAGGCCACCCGGCTCCTGCGCTACCTGACCGCGCTGGGCAAGACCTACGAGGCGGAGATCGTCCTCGGCGTCGAGACCACGACCCTCGACGCCGCCGGCGAGGTCACCGCGACCCACGACATGGCGGGGGTCGCGATCGAGGACGCCCGGCGGGTGGTGGCCGAGCAGCTGACGGGGCCGATCCTGCAGGTCCCGCCGATGGTGTCGGCCCTCAAGGTCGACGGCCGCCGGCTCCACGAGCTGGCGCGGGAGGGGATCGAGGTCGAGCGCGACGCCCGGCCGGTGACGATCCACCGCTTCGAGGTCGAGGCCACCGACGAGGCGGGGGTCCTGCGGGCGGTCGTCGACTGCTCGTCGGGGACCTACGTCCGGTCCCTGGCCGCCGACCTCGGGCGGGCCCTGGGCGGGGGCGCGCACCTGCGGGCCCTGCGGCGCACCGCCGTCGGGGGCTTCACCCTCGCCGACGCCGTGGCCCTGGAGGCGCTGGGACCCGACCACCTGCTCCCGGTCGCCCGGGCCGTCGGCCACCTGCCCACCCTGCGGGTGGGCGGGGACCTGGCGATCGCCGTGGGCCACGGCAAGGTGCTCGACCGCGCCGACCTGGGTGCCGAGGGCGAGGGGCCGTGGGCGGTGGTCGACGACGACGGCACCCTCCGAGCCGTCTACCAGGCGCACAAGGGGGAGACGGCCAAGCCCGAGATGGTCATCCCCACCGCGTAG
- the miaB gene encoding tRNA (N6-isopentenyl adenosine(37)-C2)-methylthiotransferase MiaB, protein MSDPSDPPRRYLVRTFGCQMNEHDSERIAGQLEADGYAPATDEDDADVIVLNTCCIRENADNKLYGTLGHLKSRKDARPDLQIVVGGCLAQKDKDQVRARAPYVDVVLGTHNVHRAATLVEQARTGGPITEILEAAVADDATMFPTALPVRRDHGHRAWVTIQVGCDNSCAFCIVPAVRGPEMSRPFDALVDEVRRLADEGVTEITLLGQNVNSYGRDITLAARRDDATTRVRPLFADLLRAAGGVEGIRRVRFTSPHPKDLRPETIAAMAEVPEVMPHLHLPLQSGSDRVLAAMHRGYTAERYLERLAAARAAVDDLAVTTDIIVGFPGESEDDFVRTLEVAAEADYDSAYTFIYSPRPGTEAATLADREVPAEVVAERFERLRVVVERTAVTRHRGRIGRVEEVAVEGPSRKDPSVLTGRTGQNKLVHFPSPTPLRVGTYATVRVTEAAAHHLRGELVGLVAAATHRTRIPVASG, encoded by the coding sequence ATGTCCGATCCGTCCGATCCGCCCCGCCGCTACCTGGTCCGCACCTTCGGGTGCCAGATGAACGAGCACGACTCCGAGCGGATCGCCGGCCAGCTCGAGGCCGACGGGTACGCGCCGGCGACCGACGAGGACGACGCCGACGTCATCGTCCTCAACACGTGCTGCATCCGCGAGAACGCCGACAACAAGCTGTACGGCACCCTCGGCCACCTGAAGTCCCGCAAGGACGCCCGTCCCGACCTCCAGATCGTGGTCGGCGGGTGCCTGGCCCAGAAGGACAAGGACCAGGTGCGGGCCCGGGCCCCCTACGTCGACGTCGTGCTCGGCACCCACAACGTCCACCGGGCGGCGACGCTGGTCGAGCAGGCCCGCACCGGCGGCCCGATCACCGAGATCCTCGAGGCCGCCGTCGCCGACGACGCCACCATGTTCCCGACGGCGCTGCCCGTGCGCCGCGACCACGGGCACCGGGCGTGGGTCACGATCCAGGTCGGGTGCGACAACAGCTGCGCCTTCTGCATCGTGCCCGCCGTGCGGGGCCCCGAGATGAGCCGGCCCTTCGACGCCCTGGTGGACGAGGTCCGGCGGCTGGCCGACGAGGGCGTCACCGAGATCACGCTGCTCGGCCAGAACGTGAACTCCTACGGCCGCGACATCACCCTGGCCGCCCGGCGCGACGACGCCACCACCCGGGTGCGCCCGCTGTTCGCCGACCTGCTCCGCGCCGCCGGGGGGGTCGAGGGCATCCGGCGGGTGCGCTTCACCAGCCCGCACCCCAAGGACCTCCGCCCCGAGACGATCGCGGCCATGGCCGAGGTCCCCGAGGTCATGCCCCACCTGCACCTGCCGCTGCAGTCGGGGAGCGACCGGGTCCTCGCCGCCATGCATCGGGGGTACACCGCCGAGCGCTACCTCGAGCGCCTGGCCGCGGCCCGGGCCGCGGTCGACGACCTGGCCGTCACCACCGACATCATCGTCGGCTTCCCGGGGGAGTCCGAGGACGACTTCGTCCGCACCCTGGAGGTGGCGGCCGAGGCCGACTACGACTCGGCCTACACCTTCATCTACTCGCCCCGGCCCGGCACCGAGGCGGCCACCCTGGCGGACCGGGAGGTCCCGGCCGAGGTCGTGGCCGAGCGCTTCGAGCGGCTCCGGGTCGTCGTCGAGCGCACCGCGGTGACCCGCCACCGCGGCCGCATCGGGCGTGTCGAGGAGGTCGCCGTCGAGGGGCCGTCGCGCAAGGACCCGTCGGTGCTGACCGGCCGCACCGGCCAGAACAAGCTCGTCCACTTCCCGTCGCCGACCCCGTTGCGGGTCGGGACCTACGCCACCGTCCGGGTCACCGAGGCGGCGGCCCACCACCTGCGAGGCGAGCTGGTCGGCCTGGTGGCCGCGGCCACCCACCGCACCCGCATCCCCGTCGCCTCGGGGTGA
- a CDS encoding LysR family transcriptional regulator codes for MEIRQLEHVAAVVDEGGFTAAADAVGITQPALSQSVAALERELGLTLFVRGRQVVLTAAGEAFLGPARQVLRAASAARQAAADVAGLEAGRLDLVALPTLAVDPLADLVGRFRLAHPSITVRISAPDLRVAVIEQVRRGDAELGLAEVGRVDVGLDVHPVASHEVVLVAPPGTRLAQTRRVARHRLGDLDLVSTPVGTSTRALLDDACEAAGVEPHVVVETAHREALAPLVVAGAGSALLAEPQARQAAAGGAVVARLDPPLRREVGFVHRRGALSPAARAFLDLAPTAG; via the coding sequence ATGGAGATCCGCCAGCTCGAGCACGTGGCCGCCGTCGTCGACGAGGGGGGCTTCACCGCCGCCGCCGACGCGGTCGGCATCACCCAGCCGGCGCTGTCCCAGTCGGTCGCCGCCCTCGAGCGGGAGCTGGGCCTCACCCTGTTCGTCCGGGGCCGTCAGGTCGTCCTCACCGCCGCCGGGGAGGCGTTCCTCGGGCCCGCCCGCCAGGTGCTCCGCGCCGCGTCCGCCGCCCGCCAGGCCGCCGCCGACGTGGCCGGGCTCGAGGCCGGGCGGCTCGACCTCGTGGCCCTGCCGACCCTCGCCGTCGACCCGCTGGCCGACCTGGTGGGGCGCTTCCGCCTCGCCCACCCGTCGATCACCGTGCGGATCAGCGCCCCGGACCTGCGGGTGGCGGTGATCGAGCAGGTCCGACGGGGCGACGCCGAGCTCGGCCTGGCCGAGGTCGGGCGGGTCGACGTCGGTCTCGACGTCCACCCCGTCGCCAGCCACGAGGTGGTGCTCGTGGCCCCGCCCGGCACCCGCCTGGCGCAGACCCGGCGGGTCGCCCGGCACCGCCTGGGCGACCTCGACCTGGTGAGCACGCCGGTCGGGACCTCGACCCGCGCCCTGCTCGACGACGCCTGCGAGGCGGCGGGCGTCGAGCCGCACGTGGTGGTCGAGACCGCCCACCGCGAGGCGCTGGCCCCGCTGGTCGTGGCCGGCGCCGGTTCCGCCCTCCTGGCCGAGCCGCAGGCCCGGCAGGCCGCGGCCGGCGGCGCCGTCGTCGCCCGCCTCGACCCGCCCCTGCGGCGGGAGGTCGGGTTCGTCCACCGCCGCGGCGCCCTCTCCCCCGCCGCCCGCGCCTTCCTCGACCTGGCCCCGACGGCGGGGTGA
- a CDS encoding stage V sporulation protein S, translating to MEVLKVSTKSNPNSVAGAIAGAIRSSGAVVMQVVGAGALNQATKASVIARGILSAGGLDIVMTPSFADIEIDGEQRTALRLRLEDRERRSISVDDPGRPRRPDDPW from the coding sequence GTGGAGGTCCTCAAGGTCTCCACCAAGTCGAACCCCAACTCCGTCGCCGGAGCCATCGCCGGCGCCATCCGCAGCTCCGGCGCGGTGGTGATGCAGGTGGTGGGCGCCGGTGCGCTCAACCAGGCCACCAAGGCCTCCGTGATCGCCCGGGGGATCCTGTCGGCCGGTGGGCTCGACATCGTCATGACCCCCTCCTTCGCCGACATCGAGATCGACGGCGAGCAGCGCACCGCCCTGCGCCTCCGCCTCGAGGACCGGGAGCGACGCTCGATCAGCGTCGACGACCCCGGCCGCCCCCGCCGCCCCGACGACCCCTGGTAG
- a CDS encoding GNAT family N-acetyltransferase yields MTATDPTTTLTVVEQAWGAEPGAALISALMDELDVRYEDPGREGDPPPEAMHVPDARRAPPAAPPDSPAWEVEADDVTRPRGTFVVAHLDGVAVACGAIRPLPGGDPAIAEVKRMYTAPEARGRGTARVVLRRLVAVAVELGYRQVVLETGTRQPEAMALYRSEGWVPLAPYGQYCGEHLSRCFVLDL; encoded by the coding sequence GTGACGGCGACGGACCCGACGACGACGCTGACGGTGGTCGAGCAGGCGTGGGGCGCCGAGCCCGGCGCCGCCCTGATCTCGGCCCTGATGGACGAGCTCGACGTGCGCTACGAGGACCCGGGCCGCGAGGGCGACCCCCCGCCCGAGGCCATGCACGTCCCCGATGCCCGCCGGGCGCCGCCGGCCGCGCCCCCCGACAGCCCGGCCTGGGAGGTCGAGGCCGACGACGTCACCCGGCCCCGCGGCACCTTCGTCGTGGCCCACCTCGACGGCGTCGCGGTGGCGTGCGGGGCGATCCGCCCCCTGCCGGGCGGCGATCCGGCGATCGCCGAGGTGAAGCGCATGTACACCGCCCCCGAGGCTCGGGGGCGGGGGACGGCCCGGGTCGTCCTCCGCCGGCTGGTCGCGGTGGCGGTCGAGCTGGGGTACCGGCAGGTCGTCCTGGAGACGGGGACCCGTCAGCCCGAGGCCATGGCCCTCTACCGCAGCGAGGGGTGGGTCCCGCTGGCGCCCTACGGCCAGTACTGCGGCGAGCACCTGTCGCGCTGCTTCGTCCTCGACCTCTGA
- the recA gene encoding recombinase RecA: MPPSTPDRHKALDLALGSIEKSFGKGSVMKMGEKGSMAIESVPTGAMALDIALGIGGLPRGRVIEIYGPESSGKSTLAMHVVAEAQRNGGICAYIDAEHAMDPIYAAAIGVDIDEMLISQPDTGEQALEICDMLVRSGALDVVVIDSVAALTPRAEIEGEMGDSHVGLQARLMSQALRKLTGSLSKTQTICIFINQLREKIGVMFGSPETTPGGRALKFYSSVRLDIRRIESIKDGVEVVGNRTRVKVVKNKVSPPFKQAEFDIMYGKGISREGSVLDIGVDLGIIKKSGAWYTYEGEQLGQGRENAKGFLIDNAEIMVEVSERIRREMGIGLDDDDIAGDAMSELDDEPISLDVDD; this comes from the coding sequence ATGCCTCCCTCCACCCCCGATCGCCACAAGGCCCTCGACCTCGCCCTCGGCAGCATCGAGAAGTCGTTCGGCAAGGGCTCCGTCATGAAGATGGGCGAGAAGGGCTCGATGGCCATCGAGTCCGTGCCCACCGGGGCCATGGCCCTCGACATCGCCCTCGGCATCGGCGGCCTCCCCCGGGGCCGGGTCATCGAGATCTACGGCCCGGAGTCGTCGGGCAAGTCGACCCTGGCCATGCACGTGGTGGCCGAGGCCCAGCGCAACGGCGGCATCTGCGCCTACATCGACGCCGAGCACGCCATGGACCCCATCTACGCCGCCGCCATCGGGGTCGACATCGACGAGATGCTCATCTCCCAGCCCGACACGGGGGAGCAGGCGCTGGAGATCTGCGACATGCTCGTCCGCTCGGGGGCGCTCGACGTGGTGGTGATCGACTCGGTGGCGGCGCTGACGCCCCGGGCCGAGATCGAGGGCGAGATGGGCGACAGCCACGTGGGCCTCCAGGCCCGCCTCATGTCGCAGGCCCTGCGCAAGCTCACCGGCAGCCTCAGCAAGACCCAGACGATCTGCATCTTCATCAACCAGCTGCGCGAGAAGATCGGCGTGATGTTCGGCTCGCCCGAGACCACCCCCGGCGGCCGGGCGCTGAAGTTCTACTCGTCGGTCCGCCTCGACATCCGCCGCATCGAGTCCATCAAGGACGGGGTCGAGGTGGTCGGCAACCGCACCCGGGTCAAGGTCGTGAAGAACAAGGTCTCGCCGCCGTTCAAGCAGGCCGAGTTCGACATCATGTACGGCAAGGGCATCAGCCGGGAGGGCTCGGTGCTCGACATCGGGGTGGACCTCGGCATCATCAAGAAGTCGGGCGCCTGGTACACCTACGAGGGCGAGCAGCTGGGCCAGGGGCGCGAGAACGCCAAGGGCTTCCTGATCGACAACGCCGAGATCATGGTCGAGGTGTCCGAGCGCATCCGGCGGGAGATGGGCATCGGCCTCGACGACGACGACATCGCCGGCGACGCCATGTCCGAGCTCGACGACGAGCCCATCAGCCTCGACGTCGACGACTGA
- the dapF gene encoding diaminopimelate epimerase, translating into MTFRLSKHHGLGNDFLVLLGPAAVLAPIGPDHAVRWCHRHTGVGADGLLLGVTDPPVADDGPVDLAMTLFNADGSRAEMSGNGIRCLAHAEAVRRGVTTIDLRIATDGGLRTVAVTPGPDPATVAAAVDMGPARPGPSPDREPDAGAVTEPIAFASKPLRTATVDLGNPHLVLLVDDPAQVDVHRAGPHWEAGYDAGINVHAIAPTPGATDDLTMAIWERGAGATLACGTGATAAAHAAHGWGLVGDRVRVRMPGGDVEVEVGERLMLHGPSVRIATVEVDA; encoded by the coding sequence ATGACGTTCCGCCTCTCCAAGCACCACGGCCTCGGGAACGACTTCCTCGTGCTGCTGGGCCCGGCGGCGGTGCTCGCCCCGATCGGTCCCGACCACGCCGTCCGCTGGTGCCACCGCCACACGGGCGTCGGCGCCGACGGGCTGCTGCTCGGCGTCACCGACCCCCCGGTCGCCGACGACGGCCCGGTCGACCTGGCCATGACCCTCTTCAACGCCGACGGCAGCCGGGCCGAGATGAGCGGCAACGGCATCCGCTGCCTGGCCCACGCCGAGGCGGTGCGGCGCGGCGTCACGACGATCGACCTCCGCATCGCCACCGACGGCGGCCTCCGCACCGTGGCCGTCACCCCGGGGCCCGACCCGGCCACCGTCGCCGCCGCCGTCGACATGGGCCCGGCCCGGCCCGGGCCGAGCCCCGACCGCGAGCCCGACGCCGGTGCCGTCACCGAGCCCATCGCCTTCGCCAGCAAGCCGCTCCGCACCGCCACCGTCGACCTCGGCAACCCCCACCTCGTCCTCCTGGTCGACGACCCCGCCCAGGTCGACGTGCACCGGGCCGGGCCGCACTGGGAGGCGGGCTACGACGCCGGCATCAACGTCCACGCCATCGCCCCCACGCCCGGCGCCACCGACGACCTCACCATGGCCATCTGGGAGCGCGGGGCCGGCGCGACCCTGGCGTGCGGCACCGGGGCGACCGCCGCCGCCCACGCCGCCCACGGCTGGGGCCTGGTCGGCGACCGGGTGCGGGTCCGCATGCCTGGCGGCGACGTCGAGGTCGAGGTGGGGGAGCGGCTGATGCTGCACGGCCCCTCGGTGCGCATCGCCACCGTGGAGGTCGACGCGTGA